DNA from Toxoplasma gondii ME49 chromosome X, whole genome shotgun sequence:
GTCGTCCACTTTCTTCTGTACGACTATCCGGTGGTCCACCTTCTGCTGGCGGGGACGGAGCCGCTGTACGCCCTGGTCTTTTTCGCCATGACGATCTATTTCAGCATGCAGTACTTTCGAGAACTCGCGCGCGACAAAGCTTATGGCCGGGATATTGAGCTCGtgaaggaagcggagagggaACTGGCGCGGGAGCTGAAGAACCCGAATCTGAGTTTAGAGGACAAGAAGCGACTGACCATGAAGGCTCTCTTTCTGCGCGAAGAAGCCACTGACGCGCTGGTCAAGCGCCTGGGACCGTCGATTCGAGGCACGCTCGTCTCGCTGGTGTCGACAATCACATTTTTTTCGCTGCTTTTCCGCAAACAAATGGGAGTTCGGCTTAAAATGTGTGACTTCGGCGTGGGTTTCATGGCTGTACTTGCAGTGTCGGGAGCGCTCTTGGCTGCGTTGGATTACTCGTCACGACGGCGAATCAATAGAATaagaaaggcgagagtcGCGACCCGCCGCGCAATAGAAAAAAGTTTCCTCAGTGACGGTACCGCAGGCCAGAAAAACACACTCGGGTCTCGACAGCCATCCGCTGTAGAGGACCGCGCCGTTGTCCCCGTAACCTCTGATGCGGCGGAAAGCATTGCCATTCCCggaagcgaaaaaggcgaggaagacacgcAGATAGTCCCTGAGTTCGTGGCGGCAGTAGAGGCAAACGACAATGTCGCTTCAGAGGCAAACGCGGTGTGAAAAAAGGTCGGAGCAGTGCCTCTGACGCAGATACACCGAAAATTTGAAGGGTAAAAAGTCGGTTTCAGTTTTGTGTGAACATGGGAAGCAAGCAAGTcggaaagcgaagacacgGACTTTTCTTTTGTCGGATTTCGAagggcgaggagaggcgTTTTGGAGATGCCCCGCCTTTTGTGGATGCGTTGTGGGTCTTTAAATCGTGGTCACTGCATTCGCGAACTCTATGCGAACGTAGAATCATGTGTACACGCTCAACTTGTGCACAGAAATCGCCCTGCTGATCGCAGTGGCGAAGCGTGGTAAACGTTCAGTCACCGCTAGAAATGGTTCGAGCAACAGCCGCTGCCACCCTACGGACGCCCCCTGAATGGATGTGTGGAACAAATAGCAACGCAGGCCTCCTGGAAGGAGGGGGGTTCTCGATGAGCTCCATCGAGGGGAAAGAACCACTGCTCTACCGGATGTCGCGAGTGCGTGAGAGGAAGTTTTTTGTGAAATAGGGGAGTTCTTGTGGTCGGGGCGGTggtggagaaacgacagcAGAGTCCAGCTGTTCTCTGCTCGTGAGCACGGCATTTCTTCTGCCGCATTACTTTTACAAAACACGGTGAATGTGAACATCTGGAATGCTACACAAATTCACTGGCCCGGGACCCACATTGAAATCATCAGTGCAGACGTGCGCGTGTAGCGGAAGGCAGGCACACACAGGACTGGAGCCATCCCGGCTTAATGTCTCGGTTGGACCGTAACACAGGAATGCTCATACATTTCAGTCACTATAAACAAGAAGCCATCTGTTACAATTAAGAAGCAGGCAGAAATACAAACCGCGCGGCGGTACATACTCTGTCCGAACACATTTTTCTAATCTGTGTTTTGCGATCTGAACGTGGCGCCAACGAAGTGGCAAATAGGCCATCTTGAGGCGCTAAGTAGCGGGGGCGCTCTTCTCAATGCGACATTGTTTTTTTCCGTGCCATACGTAGTCACCAGTGAATCCTTCCAAAAATATGGTCTTACCACCTTCTCAATTGGCAATTGACGCGTTAGACAACTGCTATAGAAGGCGGCAGTAGCTCGAAACTCGACGTAGCGTAGAAGTCGTCTGCTG
Protein-coding regions in this window:
- a CDS encoding hypothetical protein (encoded by transcript TGME49_223560~Predicted trans-membrane domain (TMHMM2.0):198-216:235-258:320-340:354-377); the protein is MQSGPRSCYFPRSLHSTPRFSPLPREEWQQAPTLPQRLAERRPSAQRKVILWTGAVCFAVFCRCFAEGAVDLPDGHLTGSLETEGTLDPPDGHLTGSLETEGTLDPPDGHLTGSLETDRGGQSVDEAAAIHVESESQAGIAGQDAGREVPEDGSGETDDLLDLEKIPEELRSRVLATADGPLHKLMSVLRPPVRGKKRALLMSGVTALSAATRFMLQDNMFNVVHFLLYDYPVVHLLLAGTEPLYALVFFAMTIYFSMQYFRELARDKAYGRDIELVKEAERELARELKNPNLSLEDKKRLTMKALFLREEATDALVKRLGPSIRGTLVSLVSTITFFSLLFRKQMGVRLKMCDFGVGFMAVLAVSGALLAALDYSSRRRINRIRKARVATRRAIEKSFLSDGTAGQKNTLGSRQPSAVEDRAVVPVTSDAAESIAIPGSEKGEEDTQIVPEFVAAVEANDNVASEANAV